A stretch of the Deltaproteobacteria bacterium GWC2_65_14 genome encodes the following:
- a CDS encoding serine O-acetyltransferase: MFSRIRNDIRVIFERDPAAQGVVEILFCYPGFHAVRFHSLASWLWKRNLRFPARFVSHISRWLTGIEIHPGATIGEGFFIDHGMGVVIGETAEIGKNVTMYHGVTLGGTSWKKGKRHPTIGDNVIIGANASILGAILVGENSKIGSGSVVNKEVPPNSTVVGIPGRVVFREGNVYQDPTGVGGTPDPEGKAIQCLTDQVAALHQRIDELTRKLEEGEETRRVGSRP; the protein is encoded by the coding sequence ATGTTCAGCAGGATCCGGAACGACATCCGGGTGATCTTCGAGCGCGACCCGGCCGCACAGGGCGTCGTGGAAATCCTGTTCTGCTACCCGGGGTTCCACGCCGTGCGGTTTCATTCCCTCGCCAGCTGGCTCTGGAAACGGAACCTGCGGTTCCCGGCCCGCTTCGTTTCGCACATTTCCCGCTGGCTGACCGGGATCGAGATCCACCCGGGGGCGACGATCGGCGAAGGGTTCTTCATCGACCACGGGATGGGGGTGGTCATCGGGGAGACCGCCGAGATCGGGAAAAACGTGACGATGTACCACGGCGTCACCCTGGGGGGGACCAGCTGGAAGAAGGGGAAGCGGCACCCGACGATCGGGGACAACGTCATCATCGGGGCGAACGCCTCCATCCTCGGCGCGATCCTGGTGGGCGAGAATTCGAAGATCGGGTCCGGCTCGGTGGTGAACAAGGAGGTCCCGCCGAACTCCACCGTGGTCGGCATTCCGGGGCGGGTCGTCTTCCGGGAGGGGAACGTCTACCAAGACCCCACGGGGGTGGGGGGGACTCCGGATCCGGAGGGAAAGGCGATCCAGTGCCTGACCGACCAGGTGGCGGCGCTGCACCAGCGGATCGACGAGCTGACCCGGAAACTCGAGGAGGGGGAGGAGACCCGCCGCGTGGGATCCCGGCCGTGA
- a CDS encoding cysteine desulfurase NifS has product MRKVYFDHNATTPVHPEVRRAVAPYLEELFGNPSSIHWSGREVRKGIEDARGAVAAFFGCQPLEVVFTGSGTESDNLAIKGIAMRRGNGGKHIVTSRVEHPAVLNSCRFLEKQGYRVTYAPVNRQGVVEPDAVRSAITPDTILVSIMYANNETGAIMPIREIGGIAREAGVLMHTDAVQAAGKIPIDWAALPVDLLTFSAHKVNALKGAGGLIVRKGIEIEANVHGGHQERGRRGGTENVVGIVGMGKAFELLRDHMAEEVEETRRLRDRFEERLFRRIPELVRNGPLDGRLPNTVNISFRYVEGEAMLLNLDMVGIACSSGSACTSGSLEPSPVLMAMGADPIDAQGALRFSLGQENSEADVDYAVDAIEVVVNKLRALSPIYPGAREAKAR; this is encoded by the coding sequence ATGAGAAAGGTCTATTTCGACCACAACGCGACCACCCCGGTGCATCCGGAGGTACGCCGGGCGGTCGCTCCCTACCTCGAGGAGCTCTTCGGCAACCCCTCGAGCATCCACTGGTCGGGACGGGAGGTCCGCAAGGGAATCGAGGACGCCCGGGGGGCGGTCGCCGCATTCTTCGGATGCCAGCCGCTGGAGGTGGTCTTCACCGGTTCCGGGACCGAAAGCGACAACCTCGCGATCAAGGGGATCGCGATGCGCCGGGGGAACGGCGGAAAGCATATCGTCACCTCCCGGGTGGAGCATCCCGCGGTGCTGAACAGCTGCCGGTTCCTCGAGAAGCAGGGATACCGGGTGACCTACGCCCCGGTGAACCGGCAGGGGGTCGTCGAGCCCGACGCGGTCCGAAGCGCCATCACCCCCGACACGATCCTGGTCTCGATCATGTACGCGAACAACGAGACCGGAGCGATCATGCCGATCCGGGAGATCGGCGGGATCGCCCGGGAGGCGGGAGTCCTCATGCACACCGACGCGGTCCAGGCCGCGGGAAAGATCCCGATCGACTGGGCGGCGCTCCCGGTGGACCTGCTCACCTTCTCCGCCCACAAGGTCAACGCCCTCAAGGGGGCGGGCGGGCTGATCGTCCGGAAGGGGATCGAGATCGAGGCGAACGTGCACGGGGGACACCAGGAGAGGGGGCGCCGCGGGGGAACGGAGAACGTCGTCGGCATCGTCGGCATGGGAAAGGCCTTCGAGCTGCTGCGCGATCACATGGCGGAGGAGGTGGAGGAAACCCGCCGCCTCCGGGACCGGTTCGAGGAGAGGCTCTTCCGGCGGATTCCGGAGCTGGTGCGGAACGGGCCTTTGGACGGCCGCCTGCCGAACACGGTGAACATCTCCTTCCGGTACGTGGAGGGGGAGGCGATGCTGCTGAACCTGGACATGGTCGGGATCGCCTGCTCGTCCGGGTCCGCCTGCACCTCCGGGTCGCTGGAGCCCTCCCCGGTGCTCATGGCGATGGGGGCCGATCCGATCGACGCCCAGGGCGCGCTCCGGTTCAGCCTGGGGCAGGAAAACAGCGAGGCGGACGTGGACTATGCCGTCGACGCCATCGAAGTGGTCGTGAACAAGCTGCGCGCCCTCTCTCCGATCTATCCGGGCGCCCGGGAGGCGAAGGCCCGATGA
- a CDS encoding tRNA 2-thiouridine(34) synthase MnmA: MKGKRILAAMSGGVDSSVAALLLQREGWEVIGISMDLYDFSQVRKDRAGTCCSLDDLYDARRVCDTLGIPYYVLNLREEFRREVIDPFIREYATGRTPNPCILCNEHLKFRALLRKADELGAEGIATGHYAVILREPSGRCRLFAGEDPAKDQSYFLFSLESERLARIRFPVGEMTKEQVRKVAYGAGMPVFEKKESQDICFVTDDSYARFLSRTGIEEREGHFLDREGNVLGIHKGVLRYTVGQRKGLGIAAKEPLYVVAIDAEKNEVVLGTENDTLSAGATAGRCTFVAGAPPAREFRATAKVRYRHPGVGVQVRVEGDRLEAVFDSPQRSVTPGQALVLYDGREVLGGGWIECANGSRS; the protein is encoded by the coding sequence ATGAAGGGAAAACGGATTCTCGCGGCGATGAGCGGGGGGGTCGACTCCTCCGTGGCGGCCCTCCTCCTTCAGCGGGAGGGGTGGGAGGTGATCGGCATCTCGATGGACCTGTACGATTTCTCGCAGGTCCGGAAGGACAGGGCCGGGACCTGCTGCTCGCTGGACGACCTCTACGACGCGCGCCGGGTCTGCGACACCCTGGGGATCCCCTACTACGTGCTGAACCTCCGGGAGGAGTTCCGGAGGGAGGTGATCGACCCCTTCATCCGGGAATACGCGACGGGGAGGACCCCCAACCCCTGCATCCTCTGCAACGAGCATCTGAAATTCCGGGCGCTCCTGCGGAAGGCCGACGAGCTGGGGGCGGAGGGGATCGCCACCGGTCATTATGCCGTGATCCTCCGGGAACCCTCCGGGAGGTGCCGCCTCTTCGCGGGCGAGGATCCCGCGAAGGACCAGTCCTACTTCCTCTTCTCCCTCGAGTCGGAGCGGCTGGCCCGGATCCGCTTCCCCGTCGGGGAGATGACGAAGGAGCAGGTCCGGAAGGTCGCCTACGGGGCGGGGATGCCCGTCTTCGAGAAGAAGGAGAGCCAGGACATCTGCTTTGTCACCGACGACTCCTATGCGCGGTTCCTGAGCCGGACCGGGATCGAGGAGCGGGAAGGGCATTTTCTCGACCGGGAGGGGAACGTCCTCGGCATCCACAAGGGAGTCCTCCGGTACACCGTCGGGCAGCGCAAGGGGCTGGGGATCGCCGCCAAGGAGCCCCTGTACGTGGTGGCCATCGACGCGGAGAAAAACGAGGTGGTGCTCGGGACCGAGAACGACACGCTGTCCGCAGGGGCCACCGCGGGCCGCTGCACCTTCGTGGCGGGAGCCCCCCCGGCGAGGGAGTTCCGCGCCACCGCCAAAGTCCGGTACCGGCACCCCGGAGTCGGCGTGCAGGTCCGCGTCGAGGGAGACCGGCTCGAGGCCGTCTTCGATTCGCCGCAGCGCAGCGTGACGCCGGGACAGGCGCTCGTCCTGTACGACGGGAGGGAGGTCCTGGGGGGCGGCTGGATCGAATGCGCAAACGGCTCGCGGTCGTAA
- a CDS encoding citramalate synthase, translating to MKKIFLYDTTLRDGTQAEEVSLSVMDKVAITERLDEFGIHYIEGGYPGSNPKDKEFFERGKRMRLKQAKLCAFGMTRRVGKKVEEDANMKALLSAETPVITVVGKTWDFHVTEALRTTLEENLKAIRETMEFLKKRTGQVFFDAEHFFDGYKRNPKYALKALQAAADGGADWLILCDTNGGSLPSEVGRIVRQVRKTTRLPLGIHTHNDSEMAVANSLVAVEGGVTQVQGTVNGYGERCGNANLVSILPSLQIKMGYDVVPPDRLKKLTALSRYVSEIANLKPWLHQPFVGDAAFAHKGGMHVSAIRRNPGTYEHLEPGTVGNRRRVLISDLSGRSNILSKFQEKGIPFRSGDPAAEEILEQIKELEHKGYQFEGAEASFEILVRRAMGTHKPFFELKGFRVIDEKRSEKEAPIAEATIMVEVDGKVEHTAALGNGPVNAMDNALRKALETFYPELSEVELLDYKVRVLSGGGTGSSVRVLIQSGDKEQQWGTVGVSENIIEASWQALVDSIRYKLWRSRGVIREEDA from the coding sequence ATGAAGAAAATCTTTCTCTACGACACGACGCTTCGGGACGGAACCCAGGCCGAGGAGGTCTCCCTCTCCGTCATGGACAAGGTCGCCATCACGGAGAGGCTCGACGAGTTCGGCATCCACTACATCGAGGGGGGATACCCCGGCTCGAATCCTAAAGACAAGGAGTTCTTCGAGCGCGGAAAACGGATGCGGCTCAAGCAGGCGAAGCTGTGCGCATTCGGCATGACCCGCCGCGTGGGGAAGAAGGTGGAGGAGGACGCCAACATGAAGGCGCTCCTGTCCGCCGAGACGCCGGTCATCACGGTGGTCGGGAAGACCTGGGATTTCCACGTCACCGAGGCGCTCCGGACCACGCTGGAGGAAAACCTGAAGGCGATCCGGGAGACGATGGAATTCCTGAAAAAGCGGACCGGCCAGGTCTTCTTCGACGCGGAACACTTCTTCGACGGGTACAAGCGGAATCCGAAGTATGCGCTGAAAGCCCTCCAGGCGGCGGCAGACGGCGGGGCCGACTGGCTGATCCTGTGCGACACGAACGGGGGATCGCTTCCCTCGGAGGTCGGCAGGATCGTCCGGCAGGTCCGGAAAACGACCCGGCTGCCGCTCGGGATCCATACCCACAACGACTCCGAGATGGCGGTGGCGAACTCCCTGGTCGCGGTGGAGGGGGGGGTGACCCAGGTCCAGGGGACGGTCAACGGGTACGGGGAGCGGTGCGGGAACGCGAACCTCGTCTCGATCCTCCCCAGCCTCCAGATCAAGATGGGGTACGATGTCGTGCCGCCGGACCGGCTGAAGAAGCTGACGGCGCTCTCCCGGTATGTCTCCGAGATCGCCAATCTCAAGCCCTGGCTGCACCAGCCGTTCGTGGGGGACGCCGCCTTCGCGCACAAGGGAGGGATGCATGTCTCCGCGATCCGCAGGAACCCCGGGACCTACGAGCATCTCGAGCCCGGGACCGTGGGGAACCGCAGAAGGGTGCTGATCTCCGATCTCTCCGGGAGGAGCAACATCCTGTCGAAATTCCAGGAGAAAGGGATCCCGTTTCGCTCCGGTGATCCCGCGGCGGAGGAGATCCTCGAGCAGATCAAGGAGCTCGAGCACAAGGGCTACCAGTTCGAGGGGGCCGAGGCCTCCTTCGAGATCCTGGTCCGCCGGGCGATGGGGACCCACAAGCCCTTCTTCGAGCTGAAGGGGTTCCGGGTGATCGACGAGAAGCGCTCGGAGAAGGAGGCGCCGATCGCCGAGGCGACCATCATGGTGGAGGTGGACGGCAAGGTCGAACACACCGCGGCGCTGGGAAACGGGCCGGTGAACGCGATGGACAACGCCCTGCGGAAGGCGCTCGAGACCTTCTACCCGGAGCTCTCGGAGGTCGAGCTGCTGGACTACAAGGTCCGCGTCCTGAGCGGAGGCGGCACGGGCTCCTCGGTACGGGTCTTGATACAGTCCGGCGACAAGGAGCAGCAGTGGGGCACGGTCGGGGTCTCGGAAAACATCATCGAGGCCTCCTGGCAGGCCCTGGTGGACAGCATCCGCTACAAATTGTGGAGGTCCAGAGGTGTCATCCGGGAGGAGGATGCATGA